The genomic interval TAGACCCTTTACCATAAAGGGTGCATCATCAGAATATACATGGAATTGTAAATCTAGTTTTGAAAGAAATTCAGTACCAGGGTATAAGAGCTTGGCTAGCTTTTCAAGCTTTTTCTTACAGCCTTCAGGTGCGATAATAGAGATAGGCGTCGTCCTCTGGTAAACGGCGGCCTCCAGAAGTAAAAAAGGGAGACCACCGAAATGGTCTCCGTGCAAATGAGATATAAAAATAAGGTCAATATCATTGACCGAAAGTTTATTGCTTTTCAATCCCTGTAATGTGTTTACACCACAGTCAATCAGAAAGTTTAATGATTTAGTGGTTACGTGAAAACAAGTTTGTCTTCTGCCACCACTATTAAAAGCATCTCCACTTCCAATAACTGTCAAGCTAATATCTTCAGTTCTCAAATTTCTAAGGGTTTTCCTA from Pedobacter indicus carries:
- a CDS encoding MBL fold metallo-hydrolase, translating into MRTEDISLTVIGSGDAFNSGGRRQTCFHVTTKSLNFLIDCGVNTLQGLKSNKLSVNDIDLIFISHLHGDHFGGLPFLLLEAAVYQRTTPISIIAPEGCKKKLEKLAKLLYPGTEFLSKLDLQFHVYSDDAPFMVKGLEVTAMRVVHKAESLPHGLRIALGDRVIAYSGDTEWTPTLISLAKDTNLFICECNFYEKKIPGHMSYQVLLEHVSELSCKRMLLTHFDNEMLERLDLLAIEYAYDGLQVVV